A genomic stretch from Setaria viridis chromosome 1, Setaria_viridis_v4.0, whole genome shotgun sequence includes:
- the LOC117861289 gene encoding uncharacterized protein isoform X2, translating to MACSTSLCFSASIPPPPASCSSGSSRFLAIQHVSSAPSLFRWAIQYKQSGHTLHRRSHVLAFASADAPQGKRNSGANVVMVDPLEAKRLAAKQMQEIRAKEKLKRRRQAEAINGALAMIGLTAGLVLEGQTGKGILGQLAGYLAAISSLFEQ from the exons ATGGCGTGCTCCACCAGTCTCTGCTTCTCGGCGTcgattcctcctcctccagcctcTTGCTCTTCCGGCTCCTCCCGCTTCCTCGCAATCCAGCATGTCTCCTCTGCCCCGTCCTTGTTCAG ATGggcaatccaatacaagcaatCGGGGCATACATTACATCGGAGAAGCCACGTGCTGGCCTTTGCTAGTGCAGAT GCACCACAAGGCAAAAGAAACTCAGGTgctaatgttgtgatggttgaTCCACTGGAAGCTAAGCGTCTAGCTGCTAAACAGATGCAAGAAATTAGGGCCAAAGAAAAGCTGAAG AGGCGACGTCAAGCAGAAGCGATTAACGGCGCGTTGGCAATGATAGGACTGACTGCTGGATTGGTACTGGAAGGTCAGACAGGAAAGGGTATCTTGGGCCAG
- the LOC117861289 gene encoding uncharacterized protein isoform X1, whose amino-acid sequence MERKGKKTRGWKTTASGHHRNREEGRGEVEAGSTKNGVLHQSLLLGVDSSSSSLLLFRLLPLPRNPACLLCPVLVQAPQGKRNSGANVVMVDPLEAKRLAAKQMQEIRAKEKLKRRRQAEAINGALAMIGLTAGLVLEGQTGKGILGQLAGYLAAISSLFEQ is encoded by the exons ATGGAAcggaaagggaaaaaaactaGAGGGTGGAAGACGACGGCGTCCGGACACCATAGAAAtagagaggaggggagaggagaggtggaGGCGGGCAGCACCAAGAATGGCGTGCTCCACCAGTCTCTGCTTCTCGGCGTcgattcctcctcctccagcctcTTGCTCTTCCGGCTCCTCCCGCTTCCTCGCAATCCAGCATGTCTCCTCTGCCCCGTCCTTGTTCAG GCACCACAAGGCAAAAGAAACTCAGGTgctaatgttgtgatggttgaTCCACTGGAAGCTAAGCGTCTAGCTGCTAAACAGATGCAAGAAATTAGGGCCAAAGAAAAGCTGAAG AGGCGACGTCAAGCAGAAGCGATTAACGGCGCGTTGGCAATGATAGGACTGACTGCTGGATTGGTACTGGAAGGTCAGACAGGAAAGGGTATCTTGGGCCAG
- the LOC117861279 gene encoding protein TAB2 homolog, chloroplastic, protein MTTATAIVAGHGLALRRSLPLPNPPGRPTSVSLSARSLPHARRRTIVPVSPSPRRPCRCRSISSESSTAASAASDTVEEEAEPAETYDEDEDEELDPQAEVCYLDPDADPEAIREWELDFCSRPILDARGKKVWELVVCDATLSLQFTRYFPNNAINSVTLRDALASVPEALGVPLPDRVRFFRSQMQTIITRACGELGLKAVPSRRCVSLLLWLDERYEAVYSRHPGFQAGTRPLLALDNPFPTTLPENLVGDKWAFVQLPFSAVREEVESLERRYAFGAGLDLDLLGFELDDSTLVPGVAVESSRAKPLAAWMNGLEICAMEVDTGRGSLILSAGVSTRYIYSGYEKTPAATQEAEAWEAAKKACGGLHFLAIQENLNSDGCVGFWLLLDLPPPPV, encoded by the exons ATGACGACCGCCACCGCCATCGTCGCCGGGCACGGCCTCGCCCTGCGCCGGAGCCTCCCGCTCCCTAACCCTCCAGGGAGACCCACCTCGGTCTCCCTCTCTGCGCGGTCCCTCCCGCACGCACGCCGCCGCACGATTGTTCCGGTCAGCccatcgccgcggcggccgtgccggtgccggtccatctcctccgagagctccaccgccgcctccgccgcgtccgACACCGTCGAAGAAGAGGCGGAGCCCGCTGAGACctacgacgaggacgaggatgaGGAGCTGGACCCGCAGGCGGAGGTGTGCTACCTGGACCCCGACGCGGACCCGGAGGCGATCCGGGAGTGGGAGCTGGACTTCTGCTCGCGTCCCATCCTCGACGCGCGCGGCAAGAAGGTGTGGGAGCTCGTGGTCTGCGACGCCACGCTCTCGCTCCAGTTCACCCGCTACTTCCCCAACAACGCCATCAACAGCGTGACGCTCCGCGACGCGCTGGCCTCCGTGCCGGAGGCGCTGGGCGTGCCGCTCCCCGACCGCGTCCGCTTCTTCCGGTCGCAGATGCAGACCATCATCACCCGCGCGTGCGGCGAGCTGGGCCTGAAGGCCGTGCCGAGCCGGCGGTGCGTGTCGCTGCTGCTGTGGCTGGACGAGCGGTACGAGGCCGTGTACAGCCGCCACCCGGGGTTCCAGGCCGGAACCAGGCCGCTGCTCGCGCTCGACAACCCGTTCCCCACCACGCTCCCGGAGAACCTCGTCGGGGACAAGTGGGCGTTCGTGCAGCTCCCCTTCTCCG CTGTAAGAGAGGAGGTGGAATCACTGGAGAGGAGGTACGCATTTGGTGCGGGGCTCGATTTGGACCTGCTGGGGTTTGAGCTTGATGACAGCACGTTGGTCCCTGGTGTAGCCGTGGAATCGTCTCGCGCCAAGCCTCTAGCTG CGTGGATGAACGGTCTGGAGATCTGCGCGATGGAGGTGGACACGGGCAGGGGGAGCCTGATCCTGTCGGCGGGGGTGTCGACGCGGTACATCTACTCCGGGTACGAGAAGACCCCCGCGGCGACGCAGGAGGCGGAGGCCTGGGAGGCGGCCAAGAAGGCCTGCGGCGGCCTCCACTTCCTGGCCATCCAGGAGAACCTCAACTCCGACGGCTGCGTCGGGTTCTGGCTCCTCCtcgacctgccgccgccgcctgtatGA
- the LOC117861413 gene encoding cytochrome c oxidase subunit 6b-3 — MAEIEIKTAPADFRFPTTNQTRHCFTRYVEYHRCVNAKGDDAGDCDKFAKYYRSLCPGEWVEKWNEQRENGTFPGPL; from the exons ATGGCCGAG ATTGAGATAAAAACAGCACCTGCGGACTTCCGCTTCCCTACAACAAACCAGACAAGGCATTGTTTTACTCGCTATGTTGAGTACCACAG GTGCGTGAATGCCAAAGGGGACGATGCTGGCGACTGTGACAAATTTGCCAAGTACTACAGGTCTCTTTGCCCCGGAGAATGG GTTGAGAAATGGAATGAGCAGAGGGAGAACGGGACGTTTCCAGGACCTCTCTGA
- the LOC117861405 gene encoding S-adenosylmethionine decarboxylase proenzyme — MAVPQGAAAAPLPVSAIGFEGYEKRLEISFSEASVFADPNGRGLRALSRAQIDSVLDLARCTIVSELSNEDFDSYVLSESSLFVYPYKVVIKTCGTTKLLLAIPRILELAEELSLPLAAVKYSRGTFIFPDAQPSPHKNFADEVAFLNRYFGGLKSGGNAYVIGDPVKPGQKWHIYYATEHPEEPVVTLEMCMTGLDKKKASVFFKTSADGHISCAKEMTKLSGISDIIPEMEICDFDFEPCGYSMNAIHGPAFSTIHVTPEDGFSYASYEVMGFNPASFDYDDLVKRVLRCFGPSEFSVAVTIFGERDNAKTWGKKLDVEAYACSNMVEQELPAGGLLIYQSFTATGKAAVGSPRSVLHGFGCDSVENGSENGELDAPLCWEEDAADETEERVAKKLKC, encoded by the coding sequence ATGGCAGTCCCGcaaggtgctgctgctgcccctctCCCAGTCTCTGCAATTGGGTTTGAGGGATATGAGAAGCGCCTTGAGATCAGCTTCTCTGAGGCATCTGTCTTCGCTGACCCCAACGGAAGGGGACTGCGCGCGCTCTCGCGCGCCCAGATTGACTCTGTTCTTGACCTTGCACGGTGCACCATTGTGTCTGAGCTCTCAAACGAGGACTTTGACTCTTATGTCTTATCTGAGTCAAGCCTGTTTGTGTACCCATACAAGGTTGTCATCAAGACCTGCGGGACTACCAAGCTTCTGCTTGCCATTCCGAGGATTCTTGAGCTTGCTGAGGAGCTCTCGCTGCCGCTTGCTGCTGTTAAATACTCCCGTGGGACATTCATATTCCCTGATGCACAACCTTCCCCACACAAGAACTTCGCCGATGAAGTTGCCTTCCTCAACCGCTACTTCGGTGGTCTCAAGTCCGGTGGGAATGCTTATGTGATTGGAGATCCTGTAAAGCCTGGGCAGAAATGGCACATCTACTACGCCACTGAGCACCCCGAGGAGCCTGTTGTTACTCTGGAGATGTGCATGACTGGGCTCGATAAGAAGAAAGCTTCTGTATTCTTCAAGACCTCTGCAGATGGCCACATCTCCTGTGCTAAGGAGATGACCAAGCTTTCTGGCATCTCGGACATCATCCCGGAGATGGAGATCTGCGACTTTGACTTTGAGCCCTGCGGCTACTCCATGAACGCCATCCATGGCCCTGCATTCTCCACCATCCATGTGACCCCAGAGGATGGCTTCAGCTATGCAAGCTATGAGGTCATGGGTTTCAACCCAGCCTCCTTCGACTATGATGACCTGGTTAAGAGGGTGCTGAGGTGCTTTGGCCCATCTGAGTTCTCTGTTGCTGTGACCATCTTCGGTGAGCGGGACAACGCAAAGACCTGGGGTAAGAAGCTGGATGTAGAGGCCTATGCCTGCAGCAACATGGTTGAGCAGGAGCTGCCTGCTGGTGGCTTGCTCATTTACCAGAGCTTCACTGCTACTGGCAAAGCTGCAGTTGGGTCGCCGAGGTCTGTCCTGCATGGCTTTGGTTGTGACAGTGTTGAGAATGGATCTGAGAATGGTGAGCTCGATGCCCCCCTGTGCTGGGAAGAGGATGCGGCGGATGAGACTGAGGAAAGGGTAGCCAAGAAGCTGAAATGCTGA